A single genomic interval of uncultured Desulfobulbus sp. harbors:
- a CDS encoding divergent polysaccharide deacetylase family protein, translated as MTGSFLRQGLLSLALALILALLPEPLHQPARLQPQRLSPITVSPIRDIPAPPPSSASSQPTMRPQAELAYRRPQVAIIIDDMGYNREIGLQLLALQLPLSFSFLPQAPHTQELAQEAHERGKDILVHLPMEPKAQDWKQEPLTLLAGEDGETLHKKTRLMLDAVPRARGANSHMGSRLTERQREMHQVLQSIKKGQFYFIDSYTTSGSVALETARRLHIPTARRKVFLDNEQQEAAICNQLARLADLATREAKAIAIGHPNQAMLAALQHCASRSLSEVQLVGAEELVRSAP; from the coding sequence ATGACGGGCAGTTTTCTCAGGCAGGGACTGCTGTCGCTTGCCCTGGCATTGATCCTGGCGCTGCTCCCGGAGCCGCTCCACCAGCCCGCCCGGCTCCAGCCACAGCGCCTTTCCCCAATAACAGTATCGCCCATCCGGGACATCCCTGCCCCTCCCCCAAGCAGTGCTTCCTCCCAGCCCACCATGCGCCCCCAAGCGGAATTGGCTTACCGCCGTCCGCAGGTGGCGATCATCATCGACGACATGGGCTACAACCGGGAAATCGGCCTGCAGCTGCTTGCCCTGCAACTGCCTTTGAGTTTTTCCTTTTTGCCGCAGGCACCGCATACCCAGGAGTTGGCCCAAGAGGCCCATGAGCGCGGCAAAGATATTCTGGTGCATCTGCCCATGGAGCCCAAGGCGCAAGACTGGAAACAGGAGCCACTGACACTTCTGGCGGGAGAGGATGGGGAGACGTTGCACAAAAAAACGCGGCTAATGCTGGACGCAGTGCCCCGAGCCCGGGGAGCCAACAGCCATATGGGATCCCGGCTGACCGAACGTCAACGGGAGATGCATCAGGTGCTGCAGAGTATCAAGAAAGGGCAGTTCTATTTTATCGATTCCTACACAACCTCTGGCTCCGTTGCCCTGGAAACAGCCCGTCGGCTGCATATCCCGACCGCCCGACGGAAGGTCTTTCTCGATAACGAGCAACAGGAAGCAGCCATCTGCAATCAACTGGCCCGCCTTGCAGACCTGGCAACTCGCGAGGCCAAGGCCATTGCCATCGGTCATCCCAATCAGGCCATGCTGGCGGCTCTCCAGCACTGTGCGTCCCGCTCCTTGAGCGAAGTCCAACTGGTTGGCGCCGAAGAGCTCGTCCGATCAGCTCCATGA
- a CDS encoding polyprenyl synthetase family protein has protein sequence MSSLPDFIDLRTMTASVAARVERTMRADLAAALAGGDPLLIEVLEHALFNGGKRIRPLLTVLCARICGRDDDDLYLLASAFEYLHVATLIHDDVIDHAPKRRGKITVSAQFGLAAAILAGDWLHARSMYLIGRLAGPQGLEIFCEATTSMVNGEFEQLRYIADMTTGEEQYFAVIRQKTGNLIGSTCAIGALFAGADQTRFAALSAYGNRIGAAFQVVDDLLDFQGQSETTGKKTGNDFIEGKLTLPILHTYARANAEDRETLAQLFQGDRTLPGAYEQLTDLIERYHGFASAAEAARNLIAQASDALAPCTDGAEESREIVLLKQLAGYILSRNK, from the coding sequence ATGTCATCATTACCTGATTTTATCGATCTGCGCACCATGACCGCCTCGGTTGCGGCTCGGGTGGAACGTACCATGCGCGCAGACCTTGCCGCTGCGCTTGCCGGAGGCGATCCCCTGCTGATCGAGGTTCTGGAACACGCCTTGTTCAACGGCGGCAAACGGATCCGTCCCCTGCTCACCGTCCTCTGCGCGCGCATCTGCGGTCGCGACGACGACGATCTCTACCTGTTGGCAAGCGCCTTTGAATACCTCCATGTGGCGACCCTGATCCATGACGATGTGATCGATCATGCGCCCAAGCGACGGGGCAAGATCACCGTGAGCGCGCAGTTCGGTCTGGCCGCCGCCATTCTCGCAGGCGATTGGCTCCATGCCCGCAGCATGTACCTGATCGGACGCCTGGCCGGGCCGCAGGGGCTGGAAATCTTCTGCGAGGCCACGACCTCGATGGTCAACGGCGAATTCGAGCAGCTGCGCTACATTGCGGACATGACCACCGGCGAAGAGCAGTATTTTGCCGTGATCCGACAGAAAACCGGGAATCTGATCGGTTCCACCTGTGCCATTGGCGCTCTTTTTGCCGGGGCCGATCAAACCCGCTTTGCCGCCTTATCCGCCTACGGCAACCGCATCGGCGCCGCCTTTCAGGTAGTCGACGACCTGCTCGACTTTCAGGGGCAAAGCGAGACCACCGGCAAAAAAACCGGCAACGACTTCATCGAGGGCAAGCTGACCCTGCCCATCCTCCACACCTATGCCCGCGCCAATGCCGAGGACCGGGAAACCCTTGCGCAACTCTTCCAGGGGGATCGGACCCTGCCCGGGGCCTACGAGCAGCTCACCGATCTCATCGAGCGGTATCACGGCTTTGCCTCCGCAGCCGAGGCGGCACGGAATCTGATTGCCCAGGCCAGCGACGCCCTGGCTCCATGCACGGATGGGGCGGAAGAGAGCCGGGAAATTGTCCTGCTCAAGCAGCTCGCCGGTTACATCCTCTCCCGGAACAAATAA
- a CDS encoding ATP-dependent DNA helicase has product MMEHFFGPEGVLAQNLAGYESRPGQLAMARAVDELLATPEELLGDQASCLVVEAETGLGKTLAYLIPAVLSGKRVVVSTHTRNLQDQILHKEIPLLLAHVDPSLNALCVKGRQNYLCLYRWHQLLAAQPGDVLSPEEKEQIEDWLRSTLYGERSELDWLGGSSPLWQRICCQSHFCLGTNCPEINDCFLTHLRRDAANSRLLIVNHHLLFSDLAVRRTGFGEVLPRYESVIFDEAHHVEQVATTFFGFSFSRYQIVDLAGDLERSALAELSGNSQSALLQCIARLLGSIDRFSGVFPLERGRFPLTREIIEESVVCAAQDDLRLALNNLLQALDPLATGEGLWRQYLDRTQDLTARLDRLLTEQFDDVPPEEIPYTLWFERSERNLTLCATPVDVSLELQSSLFGTVRHCVFSSATLTTGGNFTYFLDRVGLGPETPTLSLESPFDYAGRTLLYVPPPPCPEPNGPGYVEAIHEQLEQLIENAGGRSLCLFTSFAAMDRAAAFLHGRLPYPILVQGDMPRRRLLELFTHETDSVLLAVASFWEGVDIPGEALSLVIIDKLPFEVPSDPVIMARINRIKALGGNPFVHFQIPRAILTLRQGVGRLMRTAQDRGVIAILDTRLFTKGYGRQFRNSLPPSPLTRDMDAVAAFFSH; this is encoded by the coding sequence ATGATGGAACATTTTTTTGGACCTGAAGGCGTCCTCGCCCAAAACCTTGCGGGATACGAATCCAGGCCCGGTCAGTTGGCCATGGCCCGGGCGGTTGACGAGCTCCTGGCCACACCGGAAGAATTGCTTGGCGACCAGGCAAGCTGCCTGGTGGTGGAGGCCGAAACCGGGCTGGGCAAGACCCTGGCCTATCTCATTCCGGCCGTTCTCAGCGGCAAGCGGGTGGTGGTCTCCACCCATACCCGCAACCTCCAGGACCAAATTCTGCACAAGGAAATCCCCCTACTTCTCGCCCATGTCGATCCCAGCCTGAACGCACTCTGTGTCAAAGGCCGGCAAAACTACCTCTGCCTCTATCGCTGGCATCAGCTGCTTGCGGCCCAACCCGGCGATGTGCTCAGCCCGGAGGAGAAGGAACAGATCGAGGACTGGCTCAGATCCACCTTGTATGGGGAGCGCTCGGAACTGGACTGGCTGGGAGGCTCCTCGCCACTGTGGCAACGGATCTGTTGCCAATCGCATTTTTGCCTGGGAACCAACTGTCCCGAGATCAACGACTGTTTCCTCACCCACCTGCGCCGGGACGCCGCCAACAGCCGCTTGTTGATCGTCAATCACCACCTGCTCTTTTCCGACCTGGCTGTGCGCAGGACCGGCTTTGGCGAGGTGCTGCCCCGATATGAAAGCGTCATCTTCGATGAGGCGCACCATGTGGAGCAGGTGGCCACCACCTTTTTCGGTTTTTCCTTCTCCCGCTATCAGATCGTCGACCTGGCCGGGGATCTGGAACGCAGTGCCCTGGCCGAGCTCAGCGGCAACAGTCAATCGGCCCTGTTGCAGTGCATCGCCCGTCTGCTCGGCTCCATCGATCGGTTCTCCGGCGTCTTTCCCCTGGAACGGGGGCGTTTCCCCCTGACCCGGGAAATTATCGAAGAGAGTGTCGTCTGCGCCGCCCAGGACGACCTTCGCCTGGCGCTGAACAACCTCCTCCAGGCCCTTGATCCCCTGGCAACGGGCGAGGGGCTGTGGCGCCAGTATCTCGACCGAACACAGGATCTCACTGCTCGCCTGGATCGGTTACTGACCGAACAGTTTGACGATGTACCGCCGGAAGAGATCCCCTACACCCTCTGGTTCGAACGCAGCGAACGCAACCTGACCCTCTGTGCCACCCCAGTGGATGTCTCCCTGGAACTGCAGTCCAGCCTCTTTGGCACGGTGCGCCACTGCGTCTTTTCATCGGCGACCCTGACCACCGGCGGCAACTTCACCTACTTCCTCGACCGCGTCGGCCTGGGACCGGAGACCCCGACCCTTTCCCTGGAGTCCCCCTTTGATTACGCGGGCCGAACCCTGCTCTATGTCCCCCCACCTCCCTGCCCGGAGCCCAACGGTCCGGGGTATGTAGAGGCAATCCATGAGCAACTGGAGCAACTCATCGAGAACGCCGGGGGACGCAGCCTCTGCCTGTTCACCTCCTTTGCCGCCATGGACCGGGCCGCGGCCTTTCTCCACGGGCGGCTGCCCTACCCGATTCTGGTGCAGGGCGACATGCCGCGAAGGCGCCTGCTGGAACTCTTCACCCACGAAACCGACTCGGTCCTGCTGGCGGTTGCCAGCTTCTGGGAGGGGGTGGATATTCCCGGAGAGGCGCTCAGCCTGGTCATTATCGACAAATTACCGTTTGAAGTCCCCAGCGACCCTGTTATTATGGCCAGGATCAACCGCATCAAGGCGCTTGGCGGCAACCCCTTTGTCCACTTCCAGATTCCCCGAGCCATTCTCACCCTGCGCCAGGGCGTGGGACGATTGATGCGGACCGCCCAAGACCGCGGCGTGATAGCGATACTGGATACACGGCTTTTTACCAAAGGGTATGGCCGTCAATTTCGAAACAGCCTGCCTCCCAGTCCCCTGACCCGCGATATGGATGCGGTCGCAGCATTTTTCAGCCACTAA
- a CDS encoding HEAT repeat domain-containing protein — translation MLEYSQQQEKKNEVSDEELLQVIADFLDMGYVENIVAMFHQDPRYFAWTDRLLTDERFAVRLGVSVLFEYLKERCPEHMALAIPGLITALGDTREWVRGEAANVLGIIDTPEALAPLPALLEDESSQVVEIVRDILGQQ, via the coding sequence ATGCTTGAATATTCCCAACAACAAGAGAAGAAAAACGAGGTCAGCGACGAGGAACTGCTGCAGGTCATTGCCGATTTCCTGGACATGGGCTATGTGGAAAATATTGTGGCCATGTTCCACCAGGATCCGCGTTATTTTGCCTGGACCGACCGACTGCTGACCGACGAGCGTTTTGCGGTGCGGCTTGGGGTGTCCGTACTCTTTGAATATCTCAAGGAGCGTTGCCCCGAGCACATGGCACTGGCTATTCCGGGACTGATCACGGCCCTGGGCGATACCAGGGAATGGGTCCGCGGCGAGGCGGCCAACGTGCTGGGGATCATCGACACCCCAGAGGCCCTTGCTCCCCTGCCCGCGCTCCTTGAGGACGAGTCTTCCCAGGTGGTGGAAATCGTCCGTGATATTCTCGGGCAGCAATGA
- a CDS encoding response regulator: MLEHHFPPPPLSIAEDEFLEDGEVIVIVDDFPDIVALLQDFLEQQGYASVTANSAATLQQQLDTHRAALVLLDIGLPDADGMKLLPQLKEQVPDLAVIMLTAVTDLQTALACLRYGADDYLAKPVHFTDLLATLRRVLEKRRLSIRNRQYQRQIEQANYRIRLAHQLAMKMNSAYLSMTELDEILWAILVGITADEGLGFNRAFLALFDEAGEYLEGRLAIGPGSREDGPRIWQDLRNQDLGLNDLFGRIQRNETAVDAEVNRIVRALRVASFESEHLLIRAVRERQSVLVQGGEAIWPVSLELIGLLQEDSFVVVPLYSPSRALGVIIADHFVNRAPIDEERIQALESFAGQASLAIEHCRMYVDMERKIKELESATHELEKNKDLLIEAERYSALGHMAAQLAHSIRNPITAIGGTARLLARKIDNKDLLRFLAMMASEAEKIEKTLEDLFSFVEQVKPELERTHLFPIIHKSLLLHFNALKEQHIKQTMHLPEVDPLVEVDPRLIQQALVHLIRNSVEAMPDGGELRIEVELEPEDVRIVLRDTGRGLGEAHGDHATDPFFTTKIIGTGMGLTLVKRIIEDHGGVLSLENREEGGTRAAVVLPRVIED; the protein is encoded by the coding sequence ATGCTCGAACATCACTTTCCCCCTCCTCCCCTTTCCATAGCCGAGGATGAATTCCTGGAGGACGGCGAGGTGATTGTTATCGTCGACGATTTTCCCGATATCGTTGCCCTTCTCCAGGATTTTCTCGAGCAGCAGGGGTATGCCTCGGTGACGGCCAACTCTGCAGCCACCTTGCAGCAGCAGTTGGACACCCACCGTGCGGCGCTGGTTTTGTTGGATATAGGCCTGCCGGATGCCGACGGCATGAAGCTGCTGCCCCAGCTGAAGGAACAGGTTCCGGACCTGGCGGTCATCATGCTCACCGCGGTCACCGACCTGCAGACAGCTCTTGCCTGCCTCCGCTACGGCGCCGACGATTATCTGGCCAAGCCGGTCCACTTCACCGATCTCTTGGCCACCCTGCGGCGGGTGTTGGAAAAGCGGCGGCTCTCCATCCGCAATCGTCAGTATCAGCGGCAGATCGAGCAGGCCAACTACCGCATCCGTCTTGCCCATCAGTTGGCGATGAAGATGAACAGCGCCTACCTCAGCATGACCGAACTCGATGAAATTCTCTGGGCGATCCTGGTCGGGATCACTGCCGACGAAGGCTTGGGGTTCAACCGTGCCTTTCTCGCCCTGTTCGACGAGGCCGGGGAATACCTCGAAGGGCGGTTGGCCATCGGCCCCGGCAGCCGCGAGGACGGCCCTCGCATCTGGCAGGATCTGCGCAACCAGGATCTTGGTCTCAACGATCTTTTCGGACGCATCCAGCGCAATGAAACAGCGGTGGATGCCGAGGTCAACCGCATTGTGCGTGCTCTCAGGGTGGCTTCCTTCGAGAGTGAACATCTGCTCATTCGCGCCGTTCGCGAGCGGCAGTCCGTTCTGGTCCAGGGCGGAGAGGCGATCTGGCCTGTTTCGCTTGAGCTGATCGGCCTTTTGCAGGAAGACTCCTTTGTGGTGGTTCCGCTCTACTCGCCCAGTCGAGCGCTTGGTGTTATCATTGCCGACCATTTCGTCAACCGTGCACCGATCGACGAGGAGCGCATCCAGGCCCTGGAGAGTTTTGCCGGGCAGGCGAGTCTGGCCATCGAGCATTGCCGGATGTATGTGGACATGGAGCGCAAGATCAAGGAGCTGGAGTCAGCCACCCATGAACTGGAAAAAAACAAGGATCTGCTCATCGAGGCGGAACGCTATTCGGCACTCGGCCACATGGCTGCCCAACTGGCGCACAGTATCCGCAATCCCATTACCGCCATCGGCGGGACCGCCCGTTTACTGGCCCGCAAGATCGACAACAAGGATTTGCTGCGCTTTCTCGCAATGATGGCCAGCGAGGCCGAGAAGATCGAGAAGACCCTGGAAGACCTGTTCAGCTTTGTCGAGCAGGTGAAGCCGGAGCTGGAGCGGACCCACCTCTTCCCGATCATCCACAAATCGCTCCTGCTCCACTTCAATGCCCTCAAGGAGCAGCACATCAAGCAGACGATGCACCTCCCCGAGGTCGATCCCCTGGTCGAGGTCGATCCCCGGCTGATTCAGCAGGCCCTGGTACACCTCATTCGCAACTCCGTCGAGGCCATGCCCGATGGCGGCGAGTTGCGGATCGAGGTGGAGCTCGAGCCGGAGGATGTGCGTATCGTCCTGCGCGATACCGGCCGCGGCCTGGGCGAGGCCCATGGGGACCATGCAACCGATCCCTTTTTCACCACCAAGATCATCGGCACCGGCATGGGGCTGACCTTGGTGAAACGGATCATCGAGGACCACGGCGGCGTTCTCAGCCTGGAAAATCGGGAGGAGGGCGGGACGCGGGCAGCGGTGGTGTTGCCGAGGGTGATAGAGGACTAA
- a CDS encoding VCBS repeat-containing protein encodes MKVHSLLKTMQTSLPALARKLPLLIAMTAFLALALGLSSPAEAKSQVTAKPQVIFLPFDVQIPGSYSYLRNGLASTLASRLASRANVAAIAQGTTSEQLAKALEEGNFNAFSQMLQRSGADYLVMGALAPKAGQFELTGYVFTRTATQGPKQFQQDFQSVDDAMAAIDAMAWDMSGKVFHRPKPDALAGGGGGKGMAAFQTAHPERAYREGLMAGSASGLEAGGPFELVNSFRSKGISADVMDINVADLDHDGREEILVLTNGSLKLYRNDNGGFRMLATVDLANHLRYHTVTMGDFNKNGLEEIYLSASNGDRPDSTVLEWNGRKMKTLVDHSPWYLATITAPGLPPLLVGQQKVASEFGGGDIFTMQLDTGNEVVAAKQLNLPKGINIFNFTLADIDGDGTPETLAINSDNRLQVYGANGSLRWTSPDLIGASNKFFGTLTSTNNSVNAEKDSVWIHTRIVAADLNKDGVNDILVGSNRLESVRFMPNLRYFDGGSLRAYQWQGGTMSRLWETKTIPGYITNYQMDQTGSDGSQFKIYFAESESSYPFAFWQSTASHLNCYTLRINTNKSE; translated from the coding sequence GTGAAGGTACATTCTCTGCTGAAAACCATGCAAACATCTCTCCCGGCCCTTGCCAGGAAGCTGCCACTGCTGATCGCCATGACGGCCTTTCTGGCATTGGCTTTGGGGCTTTCGTCGCCGGCCGAGGCGAAAAGTCAGGTAACCGCCAAGCCGCAGGTGATCTTTCTCCCCTTTGATGTGCAGATTCCAGGATCCTACAGCTATCTGCGAAACGGCCTTGCCAGCACCCTGGCCAGCCGTCTGGCCAGCCGGGCCAATGTTGCAGCGATTGCCCAAGGCACCACCTCGGAGCAGTTGGCCAAAGCATTGGAGGAGGGCAATTTCAATGCATTTAGCCAGATGCTGCAACGATCCGGCGCCGATTACCTGGTCATGGGGGCCCTTGCCCCCAAAGCCGGCCAGTTCGAGCTTACCGGTTACGTCTTTACCCGCACCGCAACCCAGGGGCCCAAGCAGTTTCAGCAGGACTTCCAAAGCGTGGACGACGCCATGGCCGCGATCGATGCCATGGCCTGGGACATGAGCGGCAAAGTCTTCCACCGGCCTAAACCCGATGCCCTGGCCGGAGGAGGCGGCGGCAAGGGCATGGCTGCCTTTCAAACCGCGCATCCGGAACGGGCCTACCGGGAAGGCCTGATGGCGGGCAGCGCCTCCGGCCTGGAAGCGGGGGGGCCATTTGAACTGGTCAACAGTTTCCGTTCAAAGGGCATCTCAGCCGATGTCATGGATATCAACGTGGCTGATCTTGACCATGACGGCCGCGAGGAGATCCTGGTACTGACCAACGGCTCCCTCAAGCTGTACCGCAACGATAACGGCGGATTCCGTATGCTGGCCACGGTGGACCTTGCCAATCACCTGCGTTATCACACGGTGACCATGGGCGACTTCAACAAAAACGGCCTGGAGGAGATCTACCTCAGCGCCAGCAACGGCGACCGCCCCGATTCCACCGTGCTGGAGTGGAATGGCCGAAAAATGAAAACGCTGGTCGACCACTCCCCCTGGTATCTGGCCACCATCACTGCGCCCGGCCTCCCCCCCCTGCTGGTCGGCCAACAAAAAGTGGCCTCGGAGTTCGGAGGTGGCGATATCTTTACGATGCAGTTGGACACAGGCAATGAGGTGGTTGCCGCAAAACAGCTGAATTTGCCCAAGGGGATCAATATTTTTAACTTTACCCTGGCCGACATCGACGGGGACGGAACGCCGGAAACCCTGGCGATCAACAGCGACAATCGGTTGCAGGTGTACGGGGCAAACGGCAGTCTGCGTTGGACCAGCCCTGATCTGATCGGGGCGAGCAACAAATTTTTCGGCACGCTCACCAGCACCAACAACTCGGTCAACGCCGAAAAGGACAGCGTCTGGATTCATACCCGCATCGTGGCGGCCGACCTGAACAAGGATGGCGTCAACGATATCCTTGTCGGCAGCAACCGCTTGGAATCGGTCCGATTCATGCCCAATCTGCGTTACTTTGACGGAGGCAGCCTGAGAGCCTATCAGTGGCAGGGCGGCACGATGAGCCGGCTGTGGGAGACCAAAACCATCCCCGGTTACATCACCAACTACCAGATGGACCAGACCGGTTCCGACGGCAGCCAGTTTAAAATTTATTTTGCCGAAAGTGAAAGCAGCTACCCCTTTGCCTTCTGGCAATCAACAGCCAGTCATCTCAACTGCTATACCCTGCGGATCAATACGAACAAATCTGAGTAA
- a CDS encoding cereblon family protein, with translation MDSAQGALFFRPIQLRPAKPRQDTSSPGEPAAAEDRGLYCRACSAHITDLNQAINIDGRHEHAFFNPAGITFEIRCFQTAPGVLSLGEPSSEFSWFPGFAWQIVLCHNCRAHLGWRFIDEIVTQVFFGLIAPRLRSK, from the coding sequence TTGGATTCCGCCCAAGGCGCCCTTTTCTTCCGCCCCATTCAACTGCGGCCTGCCAAACCGCGACAGGACACCTCTTCTCCGGGTGAACCTGCTGCGGCAGAGGACAGGGGCCTCTACTGCCGGGCCTGCTCCGCCCATATCACCGACCTGAATCAGGCGATCAACATCGATGGCCGCCATGAGCACGCCTTTTTCAACCCCGCAGGAATCACCTTCGAGATCCGCTGCTTTCAAACCGCTCCCGGTGTTCTGTCTCTTGGAGAACCAAGCAGCGAATTTTCCTGGTTTCCAGGCTTTGCCTGGCAAATTGTTCTCTGCCACAACTGCCGAGCCCACCTGGGCTGGCGGTTTATCGACGAAATCGTAACCCAAGTATTTTTCGGGCTGATTGCCCCCCGCCTGCGCTCCAAATAA
- the cobA gene encoding uroporphyrinogen-III C-methyltransferase, which yields MTTSNSTTPGKVYLVGAGPGDPGLITLRGKYLLEHAEVVVYDYLANPKLLSYVPKDATLIYAGKKGGGLHAFTQQGINQLLVDHAKEGSMVVRLKGGDPFIFGRGAEEIEELVREGIDFEVVPGVTSATAAATYAGIPITHREYTASVAFVTGHEDPTKKSSNISWEKLATGAGTIVIYMGIKTLPSITKKLIEFGRSPETPVAVVRWASTPQQHSVVGTLETICEVVHKADIKPPALVIVGEVVKLRSTIDWFERRPLFGRRVVVTRTREQASDLVAKLEELGAECLEYATIHIEPVADYSVLDQAIADLESYSWLLFTSLNAVTYFFKRLYALDMDSRKLASTKVAVVGRATGEELLKYGVRADLVPEKFTGEGLAAALVKTEVKGTRILLPRALKASEILPETLADAGASVTIAPTYQNVPPQGRKQELRDQLESGTVDMITFTSSSTVSNFLTMLDAADETELHRLLDKVSIAAIGPITAETVRDNGLSVDIQPERYTIDDMVQAIVAFYRNKVAQKAV from the coding sequence GTGACAACTTCCAACTCCACCACCCCCGGTAAAGTATACCTGGTCGGCGCCGGTCCCGGTGACCCCGGCCTCATTACCCTGCGCGGCAAATACCTGCTCGAACATGCCGAGGTGGTAGTCTACGACTATCTGGCCAACCCCAAACTGCTCAGTTACGTGCCCAAGGATGCCACGCTGATCTATGCCGGCAAAAAGGGCGGCGGGCTGCACGCCTTTACCCAGCAGGGGATCAACCAACTGCTGGTGGATCATGCCAAGGAAGGCAGCATGGTGGTCCGTCTCAAGGGCGGCGACCCGTTCATCTTTGGCCGCGGAGCCGAAGAGATCGAAGAGTTGGTGCGGGAGGGCATCGATTTCGAGGTTGTCCCGGGGGTGACCTCGGCTACGGCTGCGGCCACCTATGCGGGCATTCCCATCACCCACCGGGAGTACACCGCCTCGGTGGCCTTCGTCACCGGCCACGAGGATCCGACCAAGAAATCCTCCAACATTTCCTGGGAAAAGCTGGCCACCGGCGCTGGCACCATCGTGATCTACATGGGCATCAAAACCTTGCCCAGCATCACCAAAAAGCTGATTGAATTCGGCCGTTCCCCGGAGACACCGGTGGCCGTGGTCCGCTGGGCCTCGACCCCGCAGCAGCATTCGGTGGTCGGTACCCTGGAGACCATCTGCGAGGTCGTGCACAAGGCGGATATCAAGCCGCCGGCCCTGGTCATTGTCGGTGAGGTGGTCAAGCTGCGCAGTACCATTGACTGGTTTGAACGACGGCCGCTTTTCGGCAGGCGGGTGGTGGTCACCCGGACCCGCGAGCAGGCCAGCGACCTGGTGGCCAAACTGGAGGAACTCGGGGCCGAATGCCTGGAGTATGCCACCATTCATATCGAACCGGTTGCGGACTACAGCGTACTCGATCAGGCCATTGCCGATTTGGAAAGCTATTCCTGGCTGCTGTTCACCAGCCTCAACGCGGTGACCTATTTTTTCAAACGGCTGTACGCCCTGGATATGGACAGCCGCAAGCTCGCGTCCACCAAGGTGGCGGTGGTGGGCCGGGCAACCGGGGAAGAGTTGTTGAAGTATGGCGTACGCGCCGATCTCGTCCCGGAAAAATTCACCGGCGAGGGACTGGCCGCAGCCCTGGTGAAAACCGAGGTCAAGGGAACCCGCATTCTCCTGCCGCGAGCCTTGAAGGCGAGCGAGATCCTGCCCGAGACCCTCGCCGATGCAGGGGCAAGCGTGACCATCGCCCCCACCTACCAGAACGTCCCGCCCCAGGGAAGAAAGCAGGAGTTGCGCGATCAGCTGGAGTCGGGCACGGTGGATATGATCACCTTCACCTCCTCTTCAACCGTTTCCAACTTCCTCACCATGCTGGATGCTGCCGATGAGACGGAACTGCACCGCCTGCTCGACAAGGTCTCCATTGCCGCAATCGGTCCCATTACCGCGGAGACCGTCCGTGACAACGGGCTTTCGGTGGACATCCAGCCCGAACGCTACACCATCGACGACATGGTGCAGGCCATTGTTGCCTTCTATAGAAACAAGGTCGCACAAAAGGCCGTCTAA
- the hemC gene encoding hydroxymethylbilane synthase, with protein MRTTLRIGTRASLLAVTQSTWVKQQIEQAHPHTRVELVKITTKGDRILDVPLAKVGGKGLFVKEIEDALLDGSVDLAVHSMKDVPTELPEGLHIGIIPLRETPYDAFLSNKYDSIAALPRGAAIGTSSLRRKSQLAAMRPDLHIVDLRGNIDTRLSKLDEGQYDAIILAGAGLNRLALTQRITTLLPSQQMLPAISQGALGIELRKDDNELFAGLQFLHHEETAVAVAAERAFLLRLEGGCQVPIGAHAILEGSTVRVCGLIAEVDGSRIIKEEISGPCENAAQLGKTLAEQLLAQGGKAILDAVYTNNA; from the coding sequence ATGAGAACAACCTTACGCATCGGCACACGGGCCAGCCTGCTGGCCGTTACCCAATCGACCTGGGTCAAACAACAAATCGAACAGGCCCATCCGCACACCCGGGTGGAACTGGTGAAAATCACGACCAAGGGTGACAGGATCCTCGATGTTCCGCTGGCCAAGGTCGGCGGCAAGGGGCTTTTTGTCAAGGAGATCGAGGATGCCCTGCTCGACGGCAGTGTGGACCTGGCGGTCCACTCGATGAAGGACGTGCCCACCGAACTGCCGGAAGGGTTGCACATCGGCATCATCCCTCTTCGCGAAACCCCCTACGATGCCTTCCTGTCCAACAAGTACGATTCCATTGCCGCCCTGCCCCGGGGAGCGGCCATCGGCACATCCAGCCTGCGCCGCAAATCGCAGTTGGCCGCCATGCGCCCGGATCTACACATCGTCGACCTCCGCGGCAACATCGACACCCGGCTGAGCAAGCTCGATGAAGGCCAGTACGATGCCATCATCCTTGCAGGAGCCGGTCTCAACAGGTTGGCGCTTACCCAGCGAATCACCACCCTCCTGCCGTCCCAGCAGATGCTGCCGGCCATCAGTCAAGGTGCGCTCGGCATTGAATTGCGCAAAGACGACAACGAGCTCTTCGCAGGCCTCCAGTTTCTCCACCATGAGGAAACAGCCGTGGCCGTTGCGGCAGAGCGCGCCTTTTTACTGCGGCTGGAAGGCGGGTGCCAGGTGCCCATCGGCGCCCATGCCATCCTGGAGGGTTCCACGGTCCGGGTATGCGGCCTGATTGCCGAGGTCGACGGCAGCCGCATCATCAAGGAGGAGATCAGCGGTCCTTGCGAAAACGCGGCCCAGCTGGGCAAAACCCTGGCGGAGCAGCTTCTTGCCCAGGGCGGCAAGGCAATCCTCGATGCGGTGTACACCAACAACGCCTGA